Below is a genomic region from Thalassophryne amazonica chromosome 3, fThaAma1.1, whole genome shotgun sequence.
gatctgGATCATTcctcccatttgccattgtgttcaatTGACTgggcaattttggttccatatgatttgtaccattgcacagcgCTACCATTGCATGCACTCACACTAGTTGTGAtggcgcttagcttaaaaacaaacatgatggggtttgttttattaatggtgctcattcttgtaacacagacacaaaaaacagAATATGCCATAAGTAGTCTGGaagcatttgcagtattcactgggacgTCAGGTTACAAGCGATGTTGGATTAAAAACTCTACAAATTTCTGTctcgatttttcgctggactgaggaaagcagacggcagtctgtacacgaagaagTCAGTACACGGCATCAGGTATGGACTATGTTGTCAGGATTGTTACAcgttatataatacaaataatgtttttttcattcatgcaatagtAAGAatctttcatgaggtgaaagatggaatgttctgtctttcttaccattgcactcataaccaTTCATTGTTTCTATTAACGTATTTAAAATGGTTTTAGGTAGACAGTGTGATTATATTCAGGTATTGTGTCTTTTGCTTGGGGGGGGGGTTTATGAAAGGCAGCGCACCCATTGTACACGAATGCATCTGTAGAATTTTGAATGAATTAgttaatttatttggcacacagacccAAAATAGCAAAGTAAAACAATCtaacaatgcacccatgtgcccgaaaggaTGTAGGCAGAAGCTTAATTTTCCTGTTCTTTTCTGTCAGGCTCAGTCCCAGGGGTTTGAGTGCCATGAAGAGAATTGGAAAAGATTATCTTGCAGAGTGGAGATTTCTTAAAATAGCCGATGATGAGGCTCGAACTGAAACTTATATAAGTCCGTGACCTCCCGGCCGCAACAGTCGTCAGATGGATGCTTGTCTAATGCAGCGGAGCTGTTAATGAGAGGGTTAGCTCTGTTATTGATTCGAACAGCTCTAAGCACACTCAGTCTTCACATAGGCATTTCCACGAGTATCCAAAATGGAAAGCCTCCTGCACTCTATCGCACAGGGTTTAGAATTTCAGCACTGTCAGCCCAAAGAGAACACTAAATCATTTACTTGGTGTTCCTTTGACTACACCTCCCTCTGGTGGAGTTGCATGTGAATTGCATGTGTAACCAGTTTCCTGTGTCACTTTGTGTTCCCAGTGGAATCGACATGGCGGCCCTGCTGTGCAAACTGGGCTTCAGCGAGGCAGTGGTTTGCTCCAGAATGGCGGCAGGAACCAGCACCTTTGTCTTGGCGTACGCCATCCACAAGCTCTTCGCTCCGGTTCGCATTAGTGTCACACTGGTGTCTGTGCCCTTCATCGTCCGCTACTTCAGAAAGACAGGCCTCTTCAAACCGCCCACGCCGGCACCCTGACTGTTCATGCTCACAAAATAAATGAACACAATCTCGTAGCTTCATCTGGAGCGCTTCTGTCTGCTCCTCCTCCTACAATACGTCTGTTAGTGCAGTTAGAAATACAATTCAAGCGTTCCAGTGCTTCAAACAGCAGTGGGTTTGGATTTGTGTCTTAAAGTTTAACCATTCCAAACATCAAGAAGCCAGAATCGTTCATTTACAATCAGAATTGTGATCAGGGATTTGAACTTTTCCAGGTAAGCTCTTTCAGAAGGCCCGAAGTCTGAATGCTGTGAAGTTTTTGGGGTAGAAAAAGCTGATTTCTTTGTTCGCTGACGAGGCCATGTTCTCATGTTGTGTGAATCAGCACAATAAGTCAGGTCTCCTACCACTTCCTTCTCTCAGCCCTTTTCTCTAATTTTTAAACTCACTCTTTATTTTCTGACTCTTTAAAAATTTTCCTTGTCGTGCCTCCTATTTGCTTTTTGTAGATCtttatttccaaaatgccactgcCTATCTTGTAGCTACTTGTACTTAATTTAACAGTGAATTTGTTTGTGGTTTATGTTGAGCTTTGTATGAATTTAATGggaaatatttaaatattaaagtCATTTCTGTTTTACAGATGGTGTGAGTTTTGTATGACTcaaaacacattttatttttagaaaTGCGAAAATACGCAAAACTATGAGGAACTGTGGGTAAAACAAAACATTGAGTGGTATAACCCATTTCCAAAACCAGAAGGGCACTCAGACCTCAGACCTTTAAGCCAAATTATCCAAGAAGTGCAGTTTTAGCAAAACTTGAACTACTGGATTCATGACTTCCTGGATATAGTGAGCATTCATTGATATTACTGTAAATAGGACCCCGACCTCAAGATCGGGGGAGGGGGGCTGTGTTGCtgcaataaagaaattaaaagtcCTGAAGTTGACCTTTTGATTTGAATCTGCATCAACATTTATTGGGTTCTTTGGCTCAGTGTAGCTCAAAGGTCTAAAATTCTGACCGTCCTTTTGAAGTCTAAATTTTTGTAGTCTTGGCCTAAAGACCACAATGGCAGCAGTTGTAGTGCTTTaaaacatagtgcagcagataagtgaatatttactgagggatccttcaaatggtgatgcaagcaccaaatttggcacacatactccttagacattactcttttaaaaatgccgggcacccacgtgaactttcaataggcggctaagaaggggtcaattgaagtattacacaggggtcaaaatttaaaaatgctccaatcatatt
It encodes:
- the fam210b gene encoding protein FAM210B, mitochondrial isoform X2: MELLESVFHIGISLMSLGMFYVLLSSGIDMAALLCKLGFSEAVVCSRMAAGTSTFVLAYAIHKLFAPVRISVTLVSVPFIVRYFRKTGLFKPPTPAP